The genomic segment ACCGGGCGACCGCTCGCGGCCGACTCGGCCACCGCGCAGGCCAGCCGGTGGGTGGCCAGCGCCTCCGGGTACGGCACCCGGATGTCGTCGCCGATGCCCCGGACCGCGTCGACGAAGGCCCGGTCGACGGCGACCCGCGCGCCGTCCGGGTCGGCGGGGATGCGGCGTTCGCCGTCGGCGTCGCGGACCACCATGCCCTCCTCGCCGAGCCGCAGCGCCAGGCCGTCGGCGATGATCTCGACCCCGGCGCGCTCCTTCCAACCGAGCAGGCAGGTCGAGGTGAGGGTGCCCACCGCGCCGCTGGCGAAGCGGAGCGTGGCGGCGGTGGCCGCGTCGATGTCGGCCGCCGGCACCGCCGGTGGCGACCCGTCACCGTACGCGGTCACCTCGACGGCCTCGCCGACCAACGCCCGGATCAGGTCCAGTACGTGGCTGGCCTGCTCCACCAGCGGGCCGCCGGAGGCGTCCCGGCGGCACCACCAGGCCACCGGCGGGACCTTGTCCAGCCAGGCGCCGTTGACCAGCCGGGCCGGCCGCTCGGCGAGCAGTTCCCGGGCCTGCCCGACGACGCCGAGATAGCGCCAGTGGTGCCCGACCGAGGTGAGCAGGCCGCGCCGCCGGACCAGCTCGGCGATCCGCTCGGCGGTGGGCAGGTCCGCGGCGACCGGCTTCTCCACGAACATCGGCACCCCGGCGTCGATGATCCGTTCCTCGACCGGACCGTGCGCGAACGGCGGAACGCAGACGTAGACGGCGTCCGGCCCGGCGGCCAGCAGGCCGTCGATGTCGGCGTAGCCGCGTCCGCCGTGGGCCGAGGTCAGCCGGTCGGTTGCCGACCGGTCCGGGTCGGTCACCCCGACCAGGGTCACGTCCTCGAATCCGGTCAGCACCCGGGCGTGCCGCTGCGCCACGTTGCCCGCGCCCACCAGTCCGATCCGACAGGTCCGCATCCGACCTCCCACCTCGCCGCCGGCCACCGATTCTGCCCCGGGTCCGGGTGGCCCGCTCGGTGCCGCCCAGCCACAACTAATTGTTGATCAACAA from the Solwaraspora sp. WMMD1047 genome contains:
- a CDS encoding Gfo/Idh/MocA family oxidoreductase, producing the protein MRTCRIGLVGAGNVAQRHARVLTGFEDVTLVGVTDPDRSATDRLTSAHGGRGYADIDGLLAAGPDAVYVCVPPFAHGPVEERIIDAGVPMFVEKPVAADLPTAERIAELVRRRGLLTSVGHHWRYLGVVGQARELLAERPARLVNGAWLDKVPPVAWWCRRDASGGPLVEQASHVLDLIRALVGEAVEVTAYGDGSPPAVPAADIDAATAATLRFASGAVGTLTSTCLLGWKERAGVEIIADGLALRLGEEGMVVRDADGERRIPADPDGARVAVDRAFVDAVRGIGDDIRVPYPEALATHRLACAVAESAASGRPVRPAAGRADPAGSGDPTGPGDPDRIGRR